A region from the Campylobacter subantarcticus LMG 24377 genome encodes:
- the hisB gene encoding bifunctional histidinol-phosphatase/imidazoleglycerol-phosphate dehydratase HisB, translated as MSVKILFIDRDGTLIDEPKDDFQIDSLEKLEFEKGAINALLKLKNFGFKFVMVSNQDGLGTNSFPRENFDKAHEKMLSVFQSCGIEFEDIFICPHFEHENCACRKPKTAMLENYIKNKLYDKNKSFVIGDRDSDMILAQNLEIQGLKYDKNDFNWEQIADFILQNYRSACIERNTKETQIQVKIAFNEKAKADIKTNIAFFDHMLEQIATHANISLEIKCKGDLEVDEHHSVEDVALVLGEAIKIALDQKIGIARYGFVLPMDECLASCAIDFCNRPHLVYKAKFKKEKLGELSAEMIEHFFYSLSYAMGASLHLKVKGKNDHHKAEGLFKAFARALKMAIKTENENLASSKGMI; from the coding sequence ATGAGTGTAAAAATTTTATTTATAGATAGAGATGGTACACTTATAGATGAACCAAAAGATGATTTTCAAATTGATTCTTTGGAAAAGCTTGAGTTTGAAAAAGGCGCCATCAATGCACTACTAAAATTAAAAAATTTTGGTTTTAAATTTGTTATGGTAAGTAATCAAGATGGCTTAGGTACAAATTCTTTTCCTAGGGAAAATTTTGACAAAGCTCATGAAAAAATGCTAAGTGTTTTTCAAAGTTGTGGCATAGAATTTGAAGATATTTTTATATGCCCGCATTTTGAGCATGAAAATTGTGCTTGTAGGAAACCAAAAACTGCTATGCTTGAAAACTATATCAAAAACAAACTTTACGATAAAAATAAAAGTTTTGTCATAGGTGATAGAGACAGCGACATGATCTTAGCACAAAATCTTGAAATTCAAGGTTTAAAATATGATAAAAACGACTTTAACTGGGAGCAAATCGCTGATTTTATCTTGCAAAATTACCGCAGTGCTTGTATAGAGCGTAATACAAAAGAAACCCAAATTCAAGTTAAAATAGCTTTTAATGAAAAGGCAAAAGCTGATATAAAAACAAATATCGCATTTTTTGATCATATGTTAGAGCAAATTGCTACACATGCAAATATATCTTTAGAGATAAAATGCAAAGGAGATTTAGAAGTTGATGAGCACCATAGCGTAGAAGATGTGGCACTTGTTTTGGGTGAGGCTATCAAAATAGCACTTGATCAAAAAATAGGTATTGCAAGATATGGTTTTGTTTTGCCTATGGATGAGTGCTTGGCAAGTTGTGCGATTGACTTTTGCAATAGACCACATTTAGTTTATAAGGCTAAATTTAAAAAAGAAAAGCTAGGAGAACTTAGCGCAGAAATGATAGAGCATTTTTTCTACTCATTAAGCTATGCTATGGGGGCTAGTTTGCATTTAAAAGTTAAGGGTAAAAACGATCATCACAAAGCCGAAGGACTTTTTAAAGCCTTTGCAAGAGCTTTAAAAATGGCCATAAAAACAGAAAACGAAAACCTAGCAAGCTCTAAAGGGATGATATGA
- the rpsD gene encoding 30S ribosomal protein S4, whose product MARYRGPVEKLERRLGVSLAMKGERRLAGKSALDKRPYAPGQHGQRKAKISEYGLQLREKQKAKFMYGVSEKQFRRLFSEAARKDGNTGALLIQLLEQRLDNVVYRMGFATTRRFARQLVTHGHILVNGKRVDIPSYRVEAGQKIEVIEKSKNNPQISRAIELTAQTGIVAWVDVEKDKRFGIFTRKPEREEVIIPVEERYIVELYSK is encoded by the coding sequence ATGGCAAGATATAGAGGACCAGTAGAGAAATTAGAAAGACGACTTGGCGTAAGCTTGGCAATGAAAGGCGAAAGAAGATTAGCAGGTAAAAGTGCTTTAGATAAACGCCCTTACGCGCCAGGTCAACATGGACAAAGAAAAGCAAAAATCAGCGAATACGGACTTCAGTTAAGAGAAAAACAAAAAGCTAAATTTATGTATGGAGTTAGCGAAAAACAATTTAGAAGATTATTTAGTGAAGCTGCTAGAAAAGACGGTAATACCGGTGCACTTTTAATCCAGCTTTTGGAACAAAGACTAGATAATGTTGTTTATAGAATGGGTTTTGCTACGACACGCCGTTTTGCTAGACAACTTGTAACTCATGGACACATTTTAGTAAATGGCAAAAGAGTGGATATTCCTAGTTATAGAGTAGAAGCAGGTCAAAAAATTGAAGTGATTGAAAAAAGTAAAAACAATCCTCAAATTTCAAGAGCGATCGAGCTTACTGCTCAAACTGGTATAGTTGCTTGGGTTGATGTAGAAAAAGATAAAAGATTTGGAATTTTTACAAGAAAGCCTGAAAGAGAAGAAGTTATCATTCCAGTTGAGGAAAGATATATCGTTGAGTTGTACTCTAAATAA
- a CDS encoding type II restriction/modification enzyme, with the protein MKNKLGFEKFINSLQVTNRHLDFYVDWEKCLRNKNKISIYLNHLNFLLGKSESELRQSIEELFEEYPKAFNVLNVLIAVRDKDKRDIVINQFSNFVSLEGYFKNSDSVYNFICETGLLEIFSTHEIKNLNDYVFGIEVGLDTNARKNRSGKIMEMQLKEIFIPHCLKFEEQVNIKKFPELHKAFGEDIKKFDFVIFASKKTYFIECNFYAGAGSKLNEVARAYQELAPKFDRFSQYEFIWITDGQGWLKAKNKLEEAYKKVEIYNLSNINDFILKVKNV; encoded by the coding sequence ATGAAAAATAAACTTGGTTTTGAAAAATTTATAAATAGTTTGCAAGTTACAAATAGACATTTAGATTTTTATGTAGATTGGGAAAAATGCTTAAGAAATAAAAATAAAATTAGTATCTACCTTAATCATTTAAATTTTCTGCTAGGAAAAAGTGAAAGTGAATTAAGACAATCCATAGAAGAACTTTTTGAAGAATATCCAAAAGCTTTTAATGTTTTAAATGTATTAATTGCGGTTAGAGATAAAGATAAAAGGGATATTGTTATAAATCAATTTTCAAATTTTGTATCTTTGGAGGGGTATTTTAAAAATTCAGATAGTGTTTATAATTTTATTTGCGAAACAGGCTTGTTAGAAATTTTTTCTACTCATGAGATTAAAAATTTAAATGATTATGTATTCGGAATAGAAGTGGGGCTTGATACTAATGCGAGAAAAAATCGTAGTGGTAAAATAATGGAAATGCAATTAAAAGAAATTTTTATTCCACATTGTTTAAAATTTGAAGAGCAGGTAAATATTAAAAAATTTCCTGAACTTCATAAAGCTTTTGGTGAAGATATAAAAAAATTTGATTTTGTAATCTTTGCTTCTAAAAAAACTTATTTTATAGAATGTAATTTTTATGCAGGTGCAGGAAGTAAATTAAATGAAGTTGCTAGAGCTTATCAAGAACTAGCTCCTAAATTTGATCGGTTTTCTCAATATGAATTCATATGGATAACAGATGGTCAAGGCTGGTTAAAAGCTAAAAATAAACTTGAAGAAGCTTATAAAAAAGTAGAAATTTATAATTTATCTAATATTAATGATTTTATCTTAAAGGTAAAAAATGTCTAA
- a CDS encoding DNA-methyltransferase, with the protein MSKSIFTSKDKLFQLYQNDCNKLLPQFENQIDLIFADPPYFLSNDGLSIQSGKIVSVNKGQWDKGDDIEKIDEFNLKWLSNAKIALKDTGSILISGTYHNIFSLGRILQKLDFKILNIITWQKTNPPPNFSCRYLTHSTEQIIWARKSSKHKHIFNYELMKKLNDNKQMRDVWQFSAIAPWEKNNGKHPTQKPLPLLVRLILMASNENSLICDPFSGSSTTGIAANLLNRKFIGFEKEDEFIKISVNRKIELEKNFQMIKNKINDLKVLTKANLFQEGL; encoded by the coding sequence ATGTCTAAGTCTATTTTTACAAGTAAAGATAAACTTTTTCAGCTTTATCAAAATGATTGTAATAAATTATTGCCTCAATTTGAAAATCAAATCGATCTAATCTTTGCAGATCCTCCTTATTTTTTATCTAATGATGGTTTGAGCATCCAAAGCGGTAAAATAGTAAGTGTAAATAAGGGGCAATGGGACAAAGGTGATGATATTGAAAAAATAGATGAATTTAACTTAAAATGGCTTTCAAATGCAAAAATAGCACTTAAAGATACCGGAAGTATTTTAATAAGTGGAACTTATCATAATATTTTTTCTCTTGGTAGAATTTTACAAAAACTTGATTTTAAAATTTTAAATATTATTACTTGGCAAAAAACTAACCCACCGCCTAATTTTTCTTGTAGATATTTAACTCATTCTACAGAACAGATTATATGGGCTAGAAAAAGTTCTAAACACAAACATATATTTAATTATGAGTTGATGAAAAAATTAAATGATAATAAGCAAATGCGAGATGTGTGGCAATTTAGCGCTATAGCTCCGTGGGAAAAAAATAATGGCAAACACCCTACCCAAAAGCCATTACCCTTACTTGTTAGATTAATTTTAATGGCAAGTAATGAAAATTCGTTAATTTGCGATCCATTTAGTGGAAGTTCGACTACAGGGATTGCAGCCAATTTATTAAATAGAAAATTTATAGGTTTTGAAAAAGAAGATGAATTTATTAAAATTTCTGTAAATCGTAAAATAGAGTTAGAGAAAAATTTTCAAATGATTAAAAACAAGATTAACGATTTGAAAGTTTTAACAAAAGCAAATTTATTTCAAGAGGGGCTTTGA
- the hisH gene encoding imidazole glycerol phosphate synthase subunit HisH, translated as MKLAIIDTGCANLASLAFALERLGQKSIITHDLKELSQADKLLLPGVGTAAKAMENLQALNLENFIQTTTKPLLGICLGMQILGKFSEELHQKTLGIMPFDTQKFQEKANFTFPHMGWNQVSSTHELFKGLNGAYFYFVHSYCVSLNEYTIAECEYSIQFSASLNKDNFYGVQFHPERSGEAGEVLLKNFINM; from the coding sequence ATGAAACTAGCTATTATAGATACAGGTTGTGCGAATTTAGCTTCACTTGCTTTTGCACTTGAGCGTTTAGGGCAAAAAAGTATCATCACGCATGATTTAAAAGAATTATCACAAGCAGATAAGCTTTTACTACCAGGGGTTGGCACCGCAGCTAAGGCGATGGAAAATTTACAAGCACTCAATTTAGAAAATTTTATCCAAACCACTACAAAACCACTTTTAGGTATTTGTCTTGGTATGCAAATTTTGGGTAAATTTTCAGAAGAATTACACCAAAAAACACTTGGTATTATGCCTTTTGATACACAAAAATTCCAAGAAAAAGCAAATTTTACTTTTCCTCATATGGGGTGGAATCAAGTATCAAGCACCCATGAGCTTTTTAAAGGCTTGAATGGGGCTTATTTTTATTTTGTGCATAGTTATTGTGTGAGTTTAAATGAATACACCATCGCAGAGTGTGAGTACTCTATTCAATTTAGTGCAAGTTTAAACAAAGACAATTTTTATGGCGTGCAGTTTCACCCTGAAAGAAGCGGCGAAGCGGGTGAAGTATTATTAAAAAATTTCATAAATATGTAG
- the infA gene encoding translation initiation factor IF-1, with amino-acid sequence MAKDDIIEIDGNVIEALPNATFKVELDNKHVILCHIAGKMRMHYIRIMPGDRVKVELTPYSLDKGRITFRYK; translated from the coding sequence TTGGCAAAAGATGATATTATCGAAATCGATGGTAATGTAATCGAAGCTTTACCTAATGCAACTTTTAAAGTTGAATTAGACAATAAACATGTGATACTTTGTCACATTGCGGGTAAAATGCGTATGCATTATATCAGGATTATGCCTGGTGATCGAGTTAAAGTAGAGCTAACACCTTATAGTCTTGATAAGGGACGTATTACATTTAGATACAAATAA
- the rpsK gene encoding 30S ribosomal protein S11 yields the protein MAKRKVVKKKVVKKNIAKGIVYISATFNNTMVTVTDEMGNAIAWSSAGGLGFKGSKKSTPYAAQQAVEDALSKAKEHGIKEVGIKVQGPGSGRETAVKSVGAMEGIKVTFLKDITPLAHNGCRPPKRRRV from the coding sequence ATGGCAAAAAGAAAAGTAGTAAAGAAAAAAGTAGTTAAAAAAAATATAGCTAAAGGTATAGTTTATATCAGTGCAACATTTAATAATACTATGGTTACTGTAACTGATGAAATGGGAAATGCTATCGCTTGGAGTAGTGCAGGTGGTTTAGGCTTTAAAGGTTCTAAAAAATCAACTCCTTATGCAGCACAACAAGCAGTTGAAGATGCTTTAAGTAAAGCAAAAGAACATGGTATCAAAGAAGTTGGTATCAAAGTACAAGGACCAGGAAGTGGTCGTGAGACAGCGGTTAAGAGTGTAGGTGCTATGGAAGGTATTAAAGTAACTTTCTTAAAAGATATTACTCCATTAGCTCACAATGGTTGTAGACCACCAAAACGTCGTCGTGTCTAA
- the rpsM gene encoding 30S ribosomal protein S13: MARIAGVDLPKKKRIEYGLTYIYGIGLHTSRKILDKTGISYDKRVHELSEDEAAAIRKEIQENYMVEGDLRKQVAMDIKALMDLGSFRGLRHRKGLPVRGQKTKTNARTRKGKRKTVGAKS; the protein is encoded by the coding sequence ATGGCTCGTATTGCAGGTGTGGATTTACCAAAGAAAAAAAGAATTGAATATGGTTTGACTTATATTTATGGTATAGGCTTACATACTTCAAGAAAAATCTTAGATAAAACCGGAATTTCTTATGATAAAAGAGTTCACGAGTTAAGTGAAGATGAAGCAGCAGCTATCCGTAAAGAAATTCAAGAAAACTATATGGTTGAGGGTGATCTTAGAAAACAAGTTGCTATGGATATCAAAGCATTGATGGATCTAGGAAGCTTTAGAGGCTTAAGACATAGAAAAGGCTTACCAGTTCGTGGTCAAAAAACAAAAACAAATGCCAGAACTAGAAAAGGTAAGAGAAAAACCGTTGGTGCAAAATCATAA
- the rplQ gene encoding 50S ribosomal protein L17 translates to MRHRHGYRKLGRTSTHRAALLKNLTIAIIKAGKIETTLPKAKELRGYVERLITRARKGDFNAHRAVFANLQDKEATNKLVTEIAPKFADRNGGYTRIIKTRIRRGDAAEMAFIEFVA, encoded by the coding sequence ATGAGACATAGACATGGATATAGAAAGTTAGGTCGCACTTCTACTCATCGTGCAGCCTTATTAAAAAACCTTACCATTGCTATTATTAAAGCAGGTAAAATAGAAACAACATTACCTAAGGCAAAAGAATTAAGAGGTTATGTTGAAAGATTGATCACTCGTGCAAGAAAAGGTGATTTTAATGCTCACAGAGCAGTTTTTGCAAATTTACAAGATAAAGAAGCTACAAATAAACTTGTAACAGAAATCGCACCTAAATTTGCAGATAGAAATGGTGGTTATACAAGAATTATTAAAACAAGAATTCGCCGTGGCGATGCTGCAGAAATGGCTTTCATTGAATTTGTAGCCTAA
- the rpmJ gene encoding 50S ribosomal protein L36, which produces MKVRPSVKKMCDKCKVVRRKGVVRIICENPKHKQRQG; this is translated from the coding sequence ATGAAAGTTAGACCATCTGTTAAAAAGATGTGTGACAAGTGCAAAGTAGTTCGTCGTAAAGGCGTAGTTCGCATTATTTGCGAAAATCCAAAACACAAACAAAGACAAGGATAA
- a CDS encoding DNA-directed RNA polymerase subunit alpha, whose translation MRHITTSAYTPTEFSIENISDTVAKVSAWPFEIGYAITLAHPLRRLLYSSTVGFAPTGVKIKGVAHEFDSMRGMLEDVALFIINLKKLRFKLKTNSEKEIVTFSFKGPKEICGKDLDNEVVEVVNADSYLATINEDADLEFTLIIEKGIGYVPSEEVQNFLDPEFIALDAFFTPVKHAVYDIEKVLFEDNPDYEKVVFTITTDGQISPSDAFKNALEAMYKQLSVFDKIANAQSVVRSQTPNNEVEHVKLLQNITELNLSARSFNCLEKANVVYIGELALMSVSELADLKNLGKKSLDEIKSVMESIGFPIGNSKLSDSAKETLKKKIIELKAQNEG comes from the coding sequence ATGAGACATATTACAACTTCTGCTTATACACCAACAGAGTTTAGTATTGAAAATATCAGTGATACAGTGGCAAAAGTAAGTGCATGGCCTTTTGAAATTGGCTATGCTATTACTTTGGCGCATCCTTTGCGTCGTTTGCTTTATTCAAGCACAGTAGGTTTTGCTCCAACAGGGGTTAAAATCAAAGGCGTAGCACATGAATTTGATAGTATGCGTGGTATGCTTGAAGATGTGGCATTGTTTATTATCAATCTAAAAAAATTAAGATTTAAACTAAAAACAAATTCTGAAAAAGAAATCGTAACTTTTAGTTTTAAAGGACCAAAAGAAATTTGTGGAAAAGACTTAGACAATGAAGTTGTTGAAGTTGTGAACGCAGATAGCTACCTTGCAACGATTAATGAAGATGCAGATTTGGAATTTACTTTAATCATTGAAAAAGGTATAGGTTATGTGCCTTCTGAAGAAGTGCAAAATTTCTTAGATCCTGAATTTATAGCACTTGATGCATTTTTTACTCCGGTAAAACATGCAGTTTATGATATAGAAAAAGTGCTTTTTGAAGATAATCCAGATTATGAAAAAGTTGTTTTTACAATCACAACTGATGGTCAAATTTCACCAAGTGATGCTTTTAAAAATGCTTTAGAAGCAATGTATAAACAATTATCAGTGTTTGATAAGATTGCCAATGCTCAAAGCGTTGTAAGAAGTCAAACACCAAATAATGAAGTAGAACATGTAAAATTACTTCAAAATATAACTGAGTTAAATTTAAGCGCAAGAAGTTTTAACTGCTTAGAAAAAGCAAATGTAGTTTATATTGGTGAGCTTGCTTTAATGAGTGTTAGCGAACTTGCAGATTTAAAAAATCTAGGTAAAAAATCTTTAGATGAGATTAAAAGCGTAATGGAATCTATAGGTTTTCCTATAGGAAATTCAAAACTCAGTGATAGTGCAAAAGAAACGCTAAAGAAAAAAATTATTGAATTAAAAGCGCAAAATGAAGGATAA
- a CDS encoding cytochrome-c peroxidase — protein sequence MMKIFTILIFSLLPLFALEMITPIPESIPYDKEKAILGKKLYMDTNLSKDKKVSCNTCHSIDNFGVDNERFSAGISNIAEGPFNTPTNFNAIFNLSQFWRGNAKDLKEQAKGPILNPKEMGLKSGDEAVLIVKNNPSYRKDFEKIYGEITFDNIADAIAEFQKTLLTPNSPFDRFLKGDKNAISEQAKRGYNAFLSNGCIACHQGQNIGGNMYQKMGVFVPYDNETNWQGRYEITKDPHDKFVVKVPSLRNIAKTAPYFHDGSMPTLDACVQFMAYYQLGKFLEQDVVDDIVAFLNSLTGEYHDPLK from the coding sequence ATTATGAAAATTTTTACTATTTTAATATTTTCTTTACTGCCACTTTTTGCACTTGAAATGATTACGCCTATACCAGAAAGCATACCCTATGATAAAGAAAAAGCTATTTTAGGAAAAAAACTTTATATGGATACAAATTTATCAAAAGACAAAAAAGTATCGTGCAATACCTGTCATAGTATTGATAATTTTGGTGTTGATAATGAAAGATTCTCGGCAGGTATAAGTAATATCGCGGAAGGGCCTTTTAATACGCCAACAAATTTTAATGCTATTTTTAATTTGTCACAATTTTGGAGAGGTAATGCCAAAGATCTAAAAGAACAGGCCAAAGGTCCTATATTAAACCCCAAAGAAATGGGTTTAAAAAGTGGCGATGAAGCTGTTTTAATCGTTAAAAACAATCCATCTTACAGAAAAGATTTTGAAAAAATATATGGAGAAATAACTTTTGATAATATAGCAGATGCTATAGCTGAATTCCAAAAAACCCTACTAACCCCTAATTCACCTTTTGATCGCTTTTTAAAGGGTGATAAAAATGCCATTAGTGAACAAGCTAAAAGAGGATATAATGCCTTTTTATCAAATGGTTGTATCGCTTGTCATCAAGGACAAAATATAGGTGGAAATATGTACCAAAAAATGGGGGTTTTTGTGCCTTATGACAATGAAACTAATTGGCAAGGACGCTACGAGATCACTAAAGATCCACATGATAAATTTGTAGTCAAAGTACCAAGTCTTAGAAATATAGCCAAAACCGCACCTTATTTTCATGATGGCTCCATGCCAACACTTGATGCTTGTGTGCAATTTATGGCATATTATCAACTAGGTAAATTTTTAGAACAAGATGTGGTTGATGATATCGTTGCCTTTTTGAATTCTTTAACAGGAGAATACCATGATCCACTCAAATAA
- the hisG gene encoding ATP phosphoribosyltransferase, producing MQENSRLRIAIQKSGRLSKDSIVLLESIGVKLRIHDQSLIAFSTNLPIDLLRVRDDDIPGLIFDGVVDLGIVGENVLEENELERKSKNENADFIMLKKLDFGGCRLSLALPENSEYKGIESFKNLRIATSYPQLLKRFMEENNIPYKTCMLTGSVEVAPSANLADGICDLVSSGATLKANGLKEVMVIYKSKACIIQRKESLVSYKQELIDKLLIRIHGVMQARESKYIMLHAPVEKLEKITALLPGVEKPTILPLENDKARVALHMVSQENLFWETMEALKKEGASAILVLPIEKMLS from the coding sequence ATGCAAGAAAATTCAAGATTACGCATAGCTATACAAAAATCAGGTCGTCTAAGTAAAGATTCTATTGTCTTGCTTGAGTCCATAGGTGTAAAACTTCGCATACACGATCAAAGTTTGATTGCTTTTTCTACAAATTTACCTATTGATTTACTTAGAGTAAGAGATGATGATATACCAGGGTTAATTTTTGATGGAGTAGTAGATCTTGGCATAGTTGGAGAAAATGTTTTAGAAGAAAATGAGTTAGAAAGAAAATCAAAAAACGAAAACGCAGATTTTATAATGCTTAAAAAGCTTGATTTTGGTGGGTGTCGCCTGTCTTTAGCATTGCCAGAAAATAGTGAGTATAAAGGTATAGAAAGTTTTAAAAATTTACGCATAGCAACTTCTTATCCACAGCTTTTAAAGCGTTTTATGGAAGAAAATAACATCCCTTATAAAACTTGTATGTTAACAGGCTCAGTTGAAGTAGCACCAAGTGCAAATTTAGCCGATGGAATTTGTGATTTGGTTTCAAGTGGTGCTACTTTAAAAGCAAACGGACTTAAAGAAGTTATGGTGATTTATAAGTCAAAAGCTTGCATTATCCAAAGAAAAGAAAGCTTAGTTTCATATAAACAAGAATTAATTGATAAATTACTTATCAGAATTCATGGAGTTATGCAAGCAAGAGAGTCAAAATACATCATGCTTCATGCTCCTGTTGAAAAGCTAGAAAAAATTACGGCTTTATTGCCAGGTGTTGAAAAACCTACGATTTTACCTTTGGAAAATGATAAAGCTAGAGTGGCGCTACATATGGTTAGCCAAGAAAATTTATTTTGGGAAACTATGGAAGCTTTGAAAAAAGAAGGTGCAAGTGCTATTTTGGTTTTACCTATTGAAAAAATGCTCTCATAA
- a CDS encoding 1-(5-phosphoribosyl)-5-[(5-phosphoribosylamino)methylideneamino] imidazole-4-carboxamide isomerase — protein sequence MQTQIIPALDLIDGKVVRLYKGDYTKKQEYDYDPLTKFQEYEAQGISWLHLVDLDGAKDPNKRQLQLIEKLALNVKVNLQVGGGIRTKDEVKALLDSGVKRVVIGSLAIKDKKLTETFLQEFGTQKLVLALDSICINDEFFVATDAWSKTSDETLFDVLNFYQNITHILCTDISKDGTMSGTNIALYKALHEKFPNLQVQASGGVASLQDFIDLKGIVSGIITGKALLDGKFSIKEAIECLTN from the coding sequence ATGCAAACTCAAATCATCCCAGCATTAGACTTAATAGATGGCAAAGTAGTAAGACTTTATAAAGGTGATTATACTAAAAAACAAGAGTATGATTATGATCCTTTGACTAAATTTCAAGAGTATGAAGCACAAGGCATATCATGGCTTCATTTGGTGGATTTAGATGGTGCAAAAGATCCTAACAAAAGGCAATTACAACTCATAGAAAAATTAGCCTTAAATGTCAAAGTAAATTTGCAAGTAGGCGGAGGCATACGCACCAAAGATGAGGTTAAAGCTTTGCTTGATAGTGGAGTTAAACGCGTGGTTATAGGCTCTTTAGCTATTAAAGATAAAAAGCTTACCGAAACATTTTTGCAAGAATTTGGCACGCAAAAGCTAGTTTTGGCTTTAGATAGTATTTGTATAAATGATGAATTTTTTGTAGCCACTGATGCGTGGAGCAAAACTAGTGATGAAACTTTGTTTGATGTTTTAAATTTTTATCAAAACATCACACATATTTTATGCACTGATATTTCCAAAGATGGTACGATGAGTGGAACAAATATAGCTTTATACAAAGCTTTGCATGAAAAATTTCCAAATTTGCAAGTCCAAGCAAGTGGTGGCGTGGCAAGTTTGCAAGATTTTATCGATTTAAAAGGCATAGTAAGTGGGATCATCACAGGCAAAGCCTTGCTTGATGGAAAATTTAGCATTAAGGAGGCAATAGAGTGTCTAACAAATTGA
- a CDS encoding histidinal dehydrogenase / histidinol dehydrogenase: MQILDFEKLNKTEQELALKRPAISANAQVKTIVEQIIEDVKTNGDEALKQMAVKFDKVELNSIKLSDEELSNLAEQIDDELKQAIKIAYENIYKFHKAQESQTIEIQTFEGVTCKVLTRAIEKVGLYIPGGLAPLFSTALMLAIPAKIAKCKFIALASPAPLHPAIAFVAKLCEVDAVYQIGGAGAIAALAYGTQSVQKVDKIFGPGNTFVTEAKKQVNNHGVAIDMQAGPSEVLVLADEFANAKFIASDLLSQAEHGADSQAILVCTSERLAKEVDSEVSSQLEKLSRKEIAAKSLAHSKIILAKDIKHAISISNDYAPEHLIIHTQDPSSLLDDIMHAGSVFLGEYSPESMGDYASGTNHVLPTYGFTKSYSSLGLADFMKRMSVQELSKEGFKKLGPVVEILAAAEGLDGHKNAVSLRLESLK; this comes from the coding sequence ATGCAAATACTTGATTTTGAAAAACTAAACAAAACCGAACAAGAATTAGCACTCAAGCGTCCTGCTATAAGTGCTAATGCGCAGGTTAAAACCATAGTAGAACAAATCATTGAAGATGTTAAAACAAATGGCGATGAAGCTTTAAAACAAATGGCTGTAAAATTTGATAAAGTAGAGTTAAATTCCATTAAGCTAAGCGATGAAGAACTTAGTAATTTAGCAGAGCAAATTGATGATGAGTTAAAACAAGCTATTAAAATAGCCTATGAAAATATCTATAAATTCCACAAAGCACAAGAAAGCCAAACCATAGAGATTCAAACCTTTGAAGGGGTAACTTGCAAAGTGCTAACAAGAGCCATTGAGAAAGTAGGGCTTTATATACCAGGAGGCTTAGCACCGCTTTTTTCCACTGCACTTATGCTAGCTATCCCTGCTAAAATAGCAAAATGCAAATTCATAGCCTTAGCTTCCCCAGCACCACTTCATCCTGCTATTGCTTTTGTGGCAAAACTTTGTGAAGTTGATGCAGTGTATCAAATAGGTGGAGCAGGAGCTATAGCAGCACTTGCTTATGGAACGCAAAGTGTGCAAAAAGTAGATAAAATTTTTGGCCCAGGAAATACCTTTGTAACTGAAGCTAAAAAGCAAGTTAATAATCATGGGGTAGCTATTGATATGCAAGCAGGTCCTTCTGAAGTGTTGGTTTTAGCAGATGAATTTGCTAATGCTAAATTTATAGCATCAGACTTGCTTTCACAGGCTGAACACGGAGCAGATTCTCAAGCGATTTTAGTTTGTACAAGTGAAAGACTAGCCAAAGAAGTAGATAGTGAAGTTTCTTCACAGCTTGAAAAACTCTCGCGTAAAGAAATTGCTGCAAAATCTTTAGCACACTCTAAAATCATTCTTGCAAAAGATATTAAACATGCTATAAGTATTTCAAATGATTATGCACCAGAACATTTGATCATACACACGCAAGATCCGTCCAGTTTGCTTGATGATATCATGCATGCAGGTTCGGTATTTTTAGGTGAGTATTCTCCAGAATCTATGGGAGATTATGCAAGTGGGACAAATCATGTATTACCAACTTATGGTTTTACCAAGTCTTATTCTTCATTAGGGCTTGCTGATTTTATGAAAAGAATGAGTGTGCAAGAACTTAGCAAAGAAGGTTTTAAAAAGCTTGGCCCTGTGGTAGAAATTTTAGCAGCAGCTGAAGGGCTTGATGGGCATAAAAATGCCGTGAGTTTAAGATTAGAAAGCTTAAAATGA